One window of the Zygotorulaspora mrakii chromosome 6, complete sequence genome contains the following:
- the PCD1 gene encoding 8-oxo-dGTP diphosphatase (similar to Saccharomyces cerevisiae PCD1 (YLR151C); ancestral locus Anc_8.365) — MLRTNELLNNIREFKYSSLLPLSLSWPSKRRSAVLVLLFIGHRGELRVLLTKRSRALRAFSGHVSLPGGKADNDLETFEQVARREAEEEIGLPQGSKELHEKFGMQIENICNEIPCYLSRTFLSVKPVVYFLHNETNPMESLNASKFFGKLNPGETSSIFSVPLSDMVYHLFQNRSGSDYKPEYTNHSEISVKWGGLKWPIRHYLYPRENINDVAWLNEIADGSSGSDSSEVTASRDLWGLTAKILYDLSLIANKLIQSDNSTQLIGHEDLIYGLKEFGGQLKTSRSDWEINMIGGARGYRYDNVIPKYYMDKLQKISTKY, encoded by the coding sequence ATGCTTAGGACAAATGAGCTCTTAAACAACATACGTGAATTTAAATACTCCTCATTGTTGCCATTGTCGTTATCATGGCCTTCAAAAAGACGATCAGCTGTATTAGTATTACTCTTTATCGGACATAGGGGAGAACTTCGAGTCCTGCTGACAAAACGATCAAGAGCGCTGCGAGCGTTTTCTGGTCATGTATCGTTACCTGGTGGTAAAGCGGATAATGATTTGGAAACTTTCGAGCAAGTTGCAAGACGTGaagctgaagaagagatcGGTTTACCGCAGGGATCTAAAGAATTAcatgaaaagtttggaatGCAAATTGAGAATATTTGTAATGAGATTCCCTGCTATTTGTCAAGAACTTTCCTTAGTGTGAAACCTGTGGTTTATTTCCTACATAATGAAACTAATCCCATGGAATCGCTGAAtgcatcaaaattttttggtaagCTGAATCCAGGAGAAACgtcatcaattttttctgtaCCACTGAGTGATATGGTCTATCATTTGTTTCAGAATAGGTCGGGGTCTGATTACAAGCCGGAATATACAAATCATAGTGAGATTTCTGTCAAGTGGGGCGGACTCAAGTGGCCAATACGACATTATTTGTATCCAAGGGAAAACATCAACGACGTTGCTTGGCTAAACGAGATTGCGGACGGGAGCTCAGGTAGTGATTCATCAGAAGTGACGGCTTCTCGTGATCTATGGGGATTAACTGCAAAGATACTATATGATTTATCATTGATTGCCAATAAACTAATTCAATCAGACAATTCAACGCAATTGATCGGTCACGAAGATCTGATATACGGGTTGAAAGAATTTGGTGGTCAGTtaaaaacatcaagaaGTGATTGGGAAATCAATATGATTGGCGGCGCGAGAGGCTATCGATATGATAACGTAATACCAAAATATTACATGGataaattacaaaaaatttccaCAAAATACTAA
- the ACS2 gene encoding acetate--CoA ligase ACS2 (similar to Saccharomyces cerevisiae ACS2 (YLR153C); ancestral locus Anc_8.367), with product MTVKEHKVVHEAHNVKGRTPPKHFYDKQPGNGYVTDMKHYREMYDQSINDPETFFGQKAKEFLHWDRQFSQVKSGSLENGDAAWFLNGELNASYNCVDRHAFADPSKPALIYEADDEKDNRIITFGELLRQVSEVAGVLKSWGVKKGDTVAVYLPMIPEAVVAMLAIARLGAIHSVVFAGFSSGSLKDRVVDAGSKVVITCDEGKRGGKTVHTKKIVDEGLNGVDQVSHILVFKRTGTEGIKMKAGRDFWWHEEAAKNRGYLPPVPVNSEDPLFLLYTSGSTGSPKGVVHSTGGYLLGAALTTRYVFDIHPEDVLFTAGDVGWITGHTYALYGPLVLGTATIIFESTPAYPDYGRYWRIIERHKATHFYVAPTALRLIKRVGESEIAKYDTSSLRVLGSVGEPIAPDLWDWYHEKVGKNSCVICDTFWQTESGSHLIAPLAGAIDTKPGSATVPFFGIDACIIDPVTGIEIQGNDVEGVLAVKSTWPSMARSVWNNHHRYIETYLKPYPGYYFTGDGAGRDHDGYYWIRGRVDDVVNVSGHRLSTAEIEASLVNHEGVSESAVVGISDELTGQAVIAFVSLKNGYVQEKVPDGDSEHITPQNIRRELILQVRGEIGPFAAPKTVILIRDLPKTRSGKIMRRILRKIASNEADQLGDLSTLANADVVPAVISATEDQFFAEKKK from the coding sequence ATGACTGTCAAGGAGCATAAGGTGGTCCACGAGGCCCACAATGTTAAAGGGCGCACACCTCCAAAACATTTTTACGATAAACAGCCTGGGAATGGTTACGTAACGGACATGAAGCATTACCGTGAGATGTACGATCAATCGATCAACGACCCAGAGACGTTTTTCGGTCAGAAGGCGAAGGAATTCCTACACTGGGACAGGCAGTTCAGTCAGGTTAAATCAGGGTCGTTGGAAAATGGTGATGCAGCATGGTTTTTGAATGGTGAATTGAATGCATCGTACAATTGTGTTGATAGACATGCATTCGCCGATCCATCGAAGCCTGCGTTGATTTACGAAGCAGACGATGAGAAGGACAACAGAATTATCACATTTGGTGAGTTGCTGAGACAAGTCTCCGAAGTAGCAGGAGTTTTGAAGAGCTGGGGTGTCAAGAAAGGTGACACAGTCGCTGTTTACCTGCCAATGATTCCGGAGGCCGTTGTTGCAATGTTGGCAATTGCGCGTCTTGGTGCGATTCACTCAGTTGTTTTCGCTGGGTTTTCTTCGGGTTCCTTGAAAGATCGTGTTGTCGATGCTGGTTCAAAGGTTGTCATTACTTGTGACGAAGGTAAGAGAGGTGGTAAAACTGTTCACACGAAGAAAATTGTCGATGAAGGTCTAAATGGCGTCGATCAAGTATCGCATATTCTAGTCTTCAAGAGAACAGGTACTGAGGGCATTAAGATGAAGGCTGGCAGAGATTTCTGGTGGCACGAAGAAGCAGCCAAAAATAGAGGCTATTTACCACCAGTTCCTGTTAATTCTGAAGATCCGTTATTTTTGCTATATACTTCAGGCTCAACGGGTTCGCCAAAGGGTGTTGTCCATTCCACTGGTGGTTATTTATTGGGTGCTGCTTTAACAACAAGATACGTTTTTGATATTCATCCAGAAGATGTTCTTTTCACTGCTGGTGATGTTGGTTGGATTACTGGTCATACTTATGCATTATATGGACCGCTAGTTCTTGGTACAGCAACAATTATCTTTGAATCGACACCTGCTTATCCAGATTATGGTAGATATTGGAGAATTATTGAACGTCACAAGGCAACTCATTTCTATGTTGCGCCAACAGCGTTGAGATTAATCAAACGTGTTGGTGAATCTGAAATCGCTAAATACGACACTTCATCGCTACGTGTATTAGGATCTGTTGGTGAACCAATTGCTCCTGATTTATGGGATTGGTATCATGAAAAAGTCGGTAAAAACAGTTGTGTCATTTGTGACACTTTCTGGCAAACAGAGTCTGGTTCTCATTTAATTGCACCATTGGCTGGTGCAATTGATACAAAACCTGGTTCCGCAACTGTGCCATTCTTTGGTATTGATGCATGCATTATTGATCCTGTCACGGGTATCGAAATTCAAGGTAATGATGTGGAGGGTGTCCTTGCTGTGAAATCTACCTGGCCATCCATGGCAAGATCTGTCTGGAataatcatcatcgttACATCGAAACGTATTTGAAACCATATCCAGGTTATTATTTCACCGGTGATGGTGCCGGTAGAGATCATGATGGTTACTACTGGATTAGAGGTAGAGTCGATGACGTCGTAAATGTTTCTGGTCATAGATTGTCAACAGCAGAAATCGAAGCATCTTTAGTCAATCATGAGGGTGTTTCTGAATCTGCTGTTGTTGGTATCAGTGATGAATTGACTGGACAAGCCGTCATTGCTTTCGTTTCTTTAAAGAATGGTTACGTACAAGAAAAGGTTCCAGATGGCGATTCTGAACATATTACTCCACAAAATATACGTCGTGAATTAATTTTACAGGTTAGAGGTGAAATTGGACCATTTGCAGCACCAAAGACTGTCATCTTGATCAGAGATCTACCAAAGACAAGATCGGGTAAGATCATGAGAAGAATTTTAAGAAAAATTGCATCAAACGAGGCCGACCAACTTGGTGATTTATCGACATTAGCAAATGCTGATGTTGTTCCAGCTGTAATTTCTGCTACAGAGGATCAATTCtttgctgaaaagaaaaaataa
- the SEC7 gene encoding Arf family guanine nucleotide exchange factor SEC7 (similar to Saccharomyces cerevisiae SEC7 (YDR170C); ancestral locus Anc_8.368) has product MSNEEDAQQESVVSIAPTSEASLSERTDEEPLEQEQQTVAPAEPLAPTETTETQSVDIDHTLPHPEIPAATNISNVKSSIVLIKSTLQAIVDEKDIKKFPNVQKIVERVIIRLESSDLQSVNSIAIFEALRSSCRTKSTRIQLKSLDCLSKLFSFRALDEAILVNPPDSMASNDQNQEDSTTGITPPPKQKLIDAAIDTISECFEGEGTDEKIELQIVRALSSCILVEDANSVCHGAALLKAIRTIYNIFIFSLSGSNQGIAQATLTQIVSAVFDRIDLQEAQSSHLKNQHSSFSSIDVSSPASITANANGNSTNSASTENPSSQAPLTLKNMDVLNDEDDKFVEENQKNGSPITKQELFIKDAFLVFRAMAKISAKPLDTELDMRSHAVRSKLLSLHIIHSIIKDHIEVFLSRSTFLPGKERLTLLDSIRQYLCLLLSRNAASSISPVYEITLEIMWLVISNLRAEFKREIPVFFTEIYFPISDLKTSTPHQKRYFLSIVQRLCNDPRTLIEFYLNYDCNQGMPNIMEMMVDYLTRLALTRAEITQSQRAYYKEQLNKPLATYNIGQVPLLSVSSISSSVDTNQTALPFPLEFALKMTSLDCIVSVLRSLSSWAHRSLNPSLSHSNNINRSRSGSSFTRNRRSSSVFEANSNMTNGFNDEVGSIQDEDDPTQFENLKHQKTELTACIRLFNTRPKKAIPELIKKNFLKDDSPESIAKWLIVTDGLDLAAVGDYLGEGDERNVAVMHAFVDQFDFTRLSIVDALRNFLQKFRLPGEGQKIDRFMLKFAERFVDQNPGVFSKADTAYVLSYSLIMLNTDLHSSQIKNKMTLQEFLENNAGIDNGKDLPEDFMVGLFNEIANNEIKLQSEQHQALLSDDQNLVPSQGSQSAFNFFSSRDIVREAYMQVSKEISSKTELVFKNLNKSRNKSDVDIFHAASHVEHVKSIFDTLWMSFLAALTPPFKEYDDIETTNKCLDGLKISIKISATFGIEYAEKSFIGALVQFCNLQNLEEIKVKNVNAVIVLLEVALSEGNFIRDSWRDILYVISQVERLQLISKGIDRDSVPDVSQARLANHRVSFESSRSASTSFFDKWTKRSSLTEIAQEKYYNQTLPPEITKFISSSELVVLMDNIFTQSSKLSGNAIIDFIKALTDVSLDEIESSQDATTPRMFSLQKMIDVCYYNMDRIKVEWTPIWAVMGTAFNKIATNSNLAVVFFAIDSLRQLSMRFLDIEELSGFEFQHDFLKPFEYIVQNSGSSEVQEMILECFRNFILTKSSKIKSGWKPMLESLQYTAQSNVESIVYKTYSLASNDIVASHFESVFSQEGAFGELVSVFKEITKSKESQKLSLHSLEALKKITQKIAEISFAHKDEKSKEKLAVMLRGKDIFQDIWFPMLFCFNDTIMTADDLEVRSRALNYMFDALVAYGGEFDDEFWSKICTKLLFPIFGVLSKHWEVNQFNSHDDLTVWLSTTLIQALRNLIALFTHYFESLNSMLDGFLGLLVSCICQENDTIARIGRSCLQQLILQNVTKFNATHWKDIGDVFEKLFDLTTATELFEYDPLHKGRKTSVSQEPIADNATAPDGLNLEETVQRAHEEESSEDVGNQMSAENEEGTTTNGKQQQQQQHLQHLNPNMNTKARPQGSHSVISSNGNSRSAKRLAQTKSSEDLRRRITVKNSIVVKCVLHLLMIELLSELFENEEFARSIPYTQSIEITDLLEKSYEFARDFNEDYQLRTRLVEARVVDKIPNLLKQETSAAAVLINVLFKLYLNDEEKKAELGERLTRVCHSVVLGYVALDDRTMERSINSWRPVIVEILQGYYEFDDEDFKKYCSLMYNLVLQILDKSVPTELRHAIKIFLSRVGELYFVPS; this is encoded by the coding sequence ATGTCGAACGAAGAGGACGCGCAGCAGGAATCGGTTGTTTCAATTGCGCCCACTTCTGAGGCTTCCTTGTCTGAGAGGACAGATGAGGAACCCTTGGAGCAGGAGCAGCAGACAGTGGCGCCCGCAGAACCGCTGGCGCCTACCGAAACGACAGAAACTCAGTCAGTGGACATAGATCATACACTGCCACATCCAGAAATCCCTGCCGCAACGAATATCTCGAATGTGAAGTCCTCGATTGTTCTCATAAAAAGCACACTACAAGCGATAGTAGATGAAAAGGACATTAAGAAATTTCCGAACGTACAGAAAATAGTTGAAAGGGTCATTATTAGACTAGAATCATCGGATTTACAGTCAGTGAATTCCATAGCTATCTTTGAAGCTTTAAGATCGAGTTGCAGAACAAAGTCTACTAGAATTCAGTTGAAATCGTTGGATTGTTTATCGAAGCTTTTTTCGTTCAGAGCTTTGGACGAAGCTATACTGGTGAATCCGCCAGATTCGATGGCTTCAAACGATCAAAATCAGGAGGATTCAACCACAGGCATCACTCCTCcaccaaaacaaaaattaaTTGATGCGGCAATTGACACGATTTCGGAGTGTTTCGAAGGAGAAGGCACCGATGAAAAGATCGAACTACAAATTGTAAGGGCATTGTCAAGTTGTATATTGGTGGAAGATGCGAATTCCGTTTGTCACGGAGCTGCTTTACTGAAGGCAATAAGAACAATCTAtaacattttcatcttttcattgagTGGATCCAACCAAGGAATTGCGCAGGCAACGTTAACTCAGATCGTTAGTGCTGTTTTTGATAGAATAGATCTGCAAGAAGCTCAATCATCACATCTAAAAAATCAGcactcttcattttcatcgatTGATGTATCCAGTCCCGCAAGTATTACGGCCAATGCAAATGGTAACAGTACTAATAGTGCTAGCACTGAAAATCCGTCTTCTCAGGCTCCCttaactttgaaaaatatggatgttttaaatgatgaagatgataagTTTGTCGAAGAAAACCAGAAAAATGGTTCGCCAATAACAAAGCAAGAGCTGTTCATCAAAGATGCATTCCTTGTTTTCAGAGCAATGGCAAAAATTTCAGCCAAGCCACTTGATACAGAACTAGATATGAGATCTCACGCGGTGAGATCCAAATTGCTGTCTTTACATATAATCCACTCAATCATAAAAGATCACATTGAGGTCTTTTTATCTCGGTCAACCTTTTTACCTGGTAAAGAACGTCTAACCTTATTAGATTCAATCAGACAGTATCTTTGTCTCTtattatcaagaaatgCAGCTTCATCTATATCTCCCGTTTACGAAATCACTCTAGAGATTATGTGGTTGGTGATCTCGAATTTAAGAGCTGAGTTTAAAAGAGAGAttccagtttttttcacagAGATCTATTTCCCTATAtctgatttgaaaacttcaacacctcatcaaaaaagatattttcTAAGTATTGTCCAAAGACTTTGTAATGATCCAAGAACATTGATagaattttatttgaaCTATGACTGCAATCAAGGGATGCCAAATATAATGGAAATGATGGTGGATTATTTGACAAGATTAGCACTTACAAGAGCAGAAATTACTCAAAGTCAAAGAGCATATTACAAAGAGCAATTGAATAAGCCCTTGGCCACTTATAACATAGGACAGGTTCCACTTTTATCCGTATCCAGCATATCTAGCAGCGTAGATACAAACCAAACGGCATTACCTTTCCCATTAGAATTTGCATTAAAGATGACTTCTTTAGATTGTATCGTATCCGTTTTGAGATCCCTCAGTTCATGGGCTCATCGATCTTTAAATCCCAGCCTGTCGCACAGCAATAATATCAACCGTTCCCGATCTGGGTCTTCTTTTACCAGAAATAGAAGAAGCTCTTCCGTTTTCGAGGCAAATAGTAATATGACTAATGGCTTCAATGACGAAGTGGGTTCAATCcaggatgaagatgatccTACTCAGTTTGAGAATTtaaaacatcaaaaaacagaaTTAACGGCTTGTATAAGGCTCTTCAATACAAGACCCAAGAAAGCAATCCCAGAATTGATTAAAAAGAACTTTCTCAAAGACGATTCTCCAGAATCAATAGCCAAGTGGCTGATAGTGACAGATGGATTGGATTTAGCAGCTGTTGGTGATTACTTGGGTGAAGGTGATGAAAGGAATGTCGCAGTCATGCATGCATTTGTTGatcaatttgatttcacTCGCTTATCGATTGTCGATGCGttaagaaattttttgcagaAATTCAGATTACCTGGTGAAGgtcaaaaaattgacaGATTTATGCTAAAATTCGCAGAAAGGTTCGTTGATCAGAATCCTGGAGTCTTTTCTAAAGCTGATACCGCTTATGTATTATCATATTCACTTATCATGCTGAATACTGATTTGCACTCTTCTCaaataaagaataaaatGACTCTGCAAGAGTTTCTGGAAAATAATGCCGGTATCGATAATGGCAAAGACTTACCAGAAGATTTCATGGTAGGTttattcaatgaaattgctaacaatgaaatcaaacttCAATCTGAGCAGCATCAAGCTTTGTTATCTgatgatcaaaatttggtTCCCAGTCAAGGATCTCAATCCGCTTTTAATTTCTTTAGTAGCAGAGACATTGTTAGAGAGGCATATATGCAAGTTTCTaaagaaatttcttcaaaaacgGAGCTTGtgttcaagaatttgaacaAATCACGAAACAAAAGTGACGTAGATATTTTCCATGCAGCTTCTCATGTTGAGCATGTCAAATCCATCTTTGACACTCTTTGGATGTCATTTTTAGCAGCGTTAACACCGCCATTCAAAGAGTATGACGATATTGAAACTACCAACAAATGTCTGGATGGtttaaaaatatcaataaagaTTTCAGCTACTTTTGGTATTGAATATGCAGAAAAATCATTCATTGGTGCATTAGTGCAGTTTTGTAACTTGCAAAACTTGGAGGAGataaaagtaaaaaatgTTAACGCTGTCATAGTGCTATTGGAAGTTGCACTATCTGAAGGAAACTTCATTAGAGACTCTTGGAGAGATATTCTCTATGTCATTTCGCAGGTGGAAAGATTACAATTAATTTCTAAAGGTATTGACCGAGACAGTGTCCCAGATGTTTCTCAGGCCAGACTCGCAAATCACCGTGTCTCCTTTGAATCTAGTAGGTCAGCATCGACCTCCTTCTTCGACAAATGGACTAAAAGATCATCATTGACCGAAATTGCACAGGAGAAGTATTACAATCAAACGTTGCCCCCTGAAATCACAAAATTTATATCTTCAAGCGAACTTGTTGTCCTGATGGATAACATATTCACACAGAGTTCCAAACTTTCTGGTAATGCTAtcattgatttcattaAGGCATTAACAGACGTTTCACTAGACGAAATCGAATCTTCACAAGATGCAACTACCCCTAGAATGTTTTcattacaaaaaatgattgatGTCTGCTATTACAATATGGATCGTATAAAGGTCGAATGGACACCGATATGGGCAGTAATGGGAACAGCATTTAATAAGATTGCTACCAATTCAAATTTAGCAGTTGTTTTCTTTGCCATTGACTCGTTACGTCAGCTTTCGATGAGATTTttagatattgaagaattatCTGGATTTGAATTCCAGCATGATTTCCTGAAACCATTTGAAtatattgttcaaaataGTGGCAGCAGTGAAGTACAAGAAATGATTCTGGAGTGTTTCCGCAATTTTATATTAACGAAATCAAGTAAGATTAAATCTGGTTGGAAACCTATGTTGGAATCCCTTCAATATACGGCGCAATCTAATGTTGAATCTATCGTTTACAAGACTTACAGTTTAGCATCCAATGATATAGTCGCTAGtcattttgaaagtgtCTTCTCCCAAGAAGGGGCATTTGGTGAACTTGTTtcagttttcaaagaaattaCTAAGAGTAAAGAATCACAAAAATTATCATTACATTCGCTGGAggcattgaaaaaaataaccCAAAAGATAgcagaaatttcatttgcacataaggatgaaaaatccaaagaAAAACTAGCCGTTATGTTACGTGGTAAAGatattttccaagataTCTGGTTTCCAATGCTATTCTGTTTCAACGATACCATAATGACCGCTGATGATCTGGAAGTCAGGTCAAGAGCATTGAATTATATGTTTGATGCATTAGTGGCCTACGGAGGTGAATTTGATGACGAGTTCTGGAGTAAAATCTGCACAAAATTACTATTTCCAATATTTGGAGTATTATCGAAGCATTGGGAAGTCAATCAGTTCAACAGTCATGATGATTTAACTGTATGGCTGTCAACAACTTTGATCCAAGCTTTGAGAAATCTGATTGCGTTGTTTACACactattttgaatcattaaATTCCATGTTAGATGGATTTTTAGGTTTGCTCGTATCATGCATATGCCAAGAAAACGATACAATCGCCAGAATAGGTAGATCATGTTTGCAGCAACtaattttacaaaatgtCACCAAATTCAATGCCACACATTGGAAAGATATTGGTGATGTGTTTGAAAAGTTATTCGACCTAACAACCGCTACAGAATTGTTTGAATATGATCCATTGCATAAAGGTAGAAAAACTTCAGTGTCTCAAGAGCCAATAGCTGATAACGCAACAGCTCCGGACGGACTAAATCTTGAGGAAACCGTCCAGCGAGCAcatgaagaagaaagcagTGAAGATGTTGGTAATCAAATGTCAGCAGAGAACGAAGAAGGGACAACAACAAATGGcaaacaacaacagcagcaacagcaccTGCAGCACCTGAACCCCAACATGAATACAAAAGCCCGTCCCCAAGGAAGTCACAGCGTAATCAGCAGCAACGGCAACAGCAGGTCTGCAAAGCGATTGGCTCAAACCAAAAGTTCCGAAGATCTACGTCGCAGAATAACAGTTAAAAACTCTATTGTTGTCAAGTGTGTGCTACATCTGCTAATGATTGAGCTACTGAGTGAGCTATTCGAAAACGAAGAATTCGCCAGATCAATTCCTTACACCCAATCAATCGAAATCACTGATCTGTTAGAAAAGTCTTACGAGTTTGCCCGCGATTTCAACGAAGATTACCAACTCAGAACTAGATTAGTTGAAGCACGCGTGGTGGATAAAATCCCGAATCTCCTGAAACAGGAGACCAGCGCAGCCGCGGTTCTGATCAATGTGCTCTTTAAACTCTATCTAAATGACgaagagaagaaagcaGAACTGGGTGAGAGGCTAACCAGAGTCTGTCACAGCGTCGTGCTCGGCTACGTCGCTCTCGACGACAGAACAATGGAACGAAGTATAAACTCATGGCGCCCCGTCATCGTGGAAATCTTGCAAGGCTATTACGAGTTTGACGACGAAGACTTCAAAAAGTACTGCTCCCTGATGTACAACCTGGTACTACAGATACTCGACAAAAGTGTTCCTACAGAGCTGAGACACGCAATAAAGATCTTTTTATCACGTGTTGGGGAACTCTATTTTGTCCCATCGTAA